Part of the Lolium rigidum isolate FL_2022 chromosome 6, APGP_CSIRO_Lrig_0.1, whole genome shotgun sequence genome, TCTGAATAATGATTCTACTTTTCTCATAGTTCAAACCAAATGCGTTTATGCTTATAGGCACTACTCTGAAACTAGTGTATATGCTATTTGAATTCAAAGCATGGTGCAAAGGTTGAATAAAAAAGAAAGTAAAACTTATGCTAAAATTTTCAACATTTCACAAATAGTGCAGCTAAAGCCTTATCAGACCACAAACAATGCTGTAAGCATGGGCCTTTTTTCCAGTCAGCAGTTATGTGCTCGAGTTATTCTCATCTTGCTCATGTTAATTCCAGGGTCCAAACTTGTGGTTGGAGATGAAATActgccaagttctggaaatgctaATAACTCAGAGCAACAGCTTCATGATACTGGTGCGTATTGTTAATTCATCTCCATGCTTGATTGTCTCTTCTCTGAGTTGATTCTGCACACATTAATCAGGATCTGTTCCTTCAGATAATTTCTTCAGATTCGAGAATATGAAATTGCTATGTGTATGATTATATGCTTCATAGTATGATGGAgttgttgtccatgttgttgcATTTCGGTTATACTTGTCTTTTTTACTTGATATTACACAATAAGTACTAACCACTAACCGTTTGGGACTTTTGAATTTTCTGTACTTCCTCCGTACTTGACATGGACATGGTATCCGACATGCAACTTTGACCATTATTTCTCATATGAATATACTAGCAAAAGTTTATGAGTGTCATATTATGAAAACAAATTGATAAAACATCTGATTGTATTGATTTCACATGACCAAACAAAATATTTATATATATAATATGAGGCAAAGCTAGAGAAATTTTCAGCATTCTAGGATGTCATCTATTTTTGGATGGACCCATGGGTGGATCCAGCATCTCTCCAGCCTGGGCTTGCCAGCGGCACTGTATTAAAGCCAGTGTTTTTTTCATGTTGATTAGAACGAAATTTAGCATCCTAGCACTTCTAATTTGTAGTTTGCTCAGACTTCGAAATTCTTGTGTGCCATTATTAGACAGGTGTAATATTTTCATAATAATTATTGGATCCTTAATTTGTTATCTGACAAGTGGGGCATGGATAGGAGAACATCAGTCAAAGAGATATTTGTGGCAATACTGTTTTTCTGTGAACATGAACTTCTGTAGGCCACCTGCTTCTCAGAATTGTACTTACGGTATGCTGAATGAAGTTCTCTGCTGCATGGTCCATGTTGAGCTTTTGACAGCATAGTGTAATTAGTGTAATAACATCTCATGCCTGTTTGGTCCTTATGCAtagtttgttatttttattcgacaaatGCTTCTGTAGATGTAAGCACATGGCGTGAAGCTTCATTTTTTGGCAGACACAAAATCACGTGTGGAGGATGTTTGGAAGAAAATGAACAGCGGTTTGCCTGTGAAGATGCCCAAACCTGCGATGAATAAACTCAATACaggagcaaaagaaaagaaaagtaagGCGACAAATGTGAGTAATCTTTATGGTATAACCGTGTTGTCAAGCTGATGCTCAAAATGTTTTGTATTCTATTACAATTGTCGGTAGCCTTATACTTAATTGTTTTATTTTTTAATAGTTAACTttctttctttgatttttttttttgtagaattgGATGAGCGTTCTGGGCATTGCACCAAGTAAGGCATCTACAATTAATCAAGTCCCAAACAATGGGCAACAACAGACACAGCATGAGACAAGTGAGGATGCCAAAAAGCTTGCGGCAAATGCTCTTGCAGCTGTCAGAGATGCAGCTGCTGCTTCTGGAAAAGGGAAAGTGGAGGTAAAGCCATACTGTCAGCATCATGCcattattttttattattattgacCAATGTTTAAGTGGAGCTTTCATCTAAATATTTGTGCCGGCAGATCGCAAATGTGTAGCTATTTTTTTCTTACATTGTTGCTTATTACTCTATCTTCATTCTTGTAGAGTAGTTTAAGTACAACTGGCATAGAAGTCTGGAACAACACGGATAGTTGCGGATAGGGATGACAAACTTTGTATGATTTGCGCAtctgaaaaaaaaatcatgtgacATTGCTAATATTATAGTTTGTCTGACCCAACAGATAACTGAGGTAAGGGACTTCGCTGGCAAGGATATTGAGATCAAGAAACTTGTAGACGCCGATTCAAAGGAAGCGGTTGAGAAGGCTAAGGGAGCGGGTGCATCCCCGTCTGCCGTCGACAATATCCTGGAGCAGATAAGGAAGAAACAGAAGCTTAGTGTCCTGGACAAGACGAAGAAAGACTGGGGAGAGTATAAGGTAGAGAACAAGGTGGAGGAGGAGCTGGGCGCTTACAAGAAGAGCTCGAACCAGTACCTTGATAGGCAGTCGTTCTTACAGAGAGCTGATTATAGAGAGTTTGAGCGCGAGAGAGACGCTCGCTTGTCATTGATGGCGAAGCGGAAGAGCGAGGGTATGCAGGATGATGATGTGTAGGCTTGGTTAAAATATGCATCATCTTTGCCTTCGGATGTACTTGTAGCGACATTCTTTCGAGATAATGGTACTATGTTGCGCAATGTGAATGAACAAGACACCTATACATTTTTGACAATTCATTGTTTTTTACATGAATCTGCAACAGGATCGATCAGGTCCTATCATAGTTCGGAAGTTTCAGAACAAGTATTTCCGTATACTCGGTAACTGGTTTGAAAAAGAAATTGATAGTACAATGATTTTTTCTGCATGAATACTTGCAAATATATATATGTGATTAGAACAACAATAAGAAATTAAGAAGAAGATGAGTTGTCTTTCGATTTTCCTTTTAAACTTGACATTTGGAAACGATATGCTGTGCTCTGACTCGGACAGTACGATCCGCTACTGAAAGCTCAGCCTGAGCAACAGCAACACAGCACGTCAGCACGCTAGAGTGTGGAAAGCTTCCTGTGGTCACCAAAAAAACACAGCAGTTACAGAACCATACATCGAACCAGACACACCGTCACGGGCTAAGGAGCGGCCATGGCTACGGGAGCTTCCTGCTACTACCACCCCGCCGCGGGTAGGGGCAACCCCTCCTCGCCATCTCTGGGCCTCAGGCCATCACAGAGCAAGGTGGTCttcaccagcggcggcggcggcggcagcaggtgGTGGATGAGAAGGAGGAGAGGGGAAGGGATGACGAGCCGCGGCAGCATCAGCATCAGCAGGGCAAGAGCGAGGCCTGCCTTGTTCTCCCCTGTGGCCATGGAGTGGCAGGAGTGCAGGTATCCCTACCACTCCAAATCCATGCCAGTGATGCCTTGCTAGACAGGGGTTCGATGTTGCCTGTTGGATTGCTATTACCAATTGGGGGAATTACTTAGCTGGGATTTTAGCTCACGATTGTGTTAGCCTATTGCTGGTGCCTGATTGGATAGGACCTATTCAGTATTTGCTGAGTCATGGTGTAAAGAGATGCAAAGTTCACTTCTAAGTGGAGTTATAATCTTTCAAGGCTAAATGAATCTAGTGTTGATAGGCTACTGGGACAAGGCTCCTACCTAATCATGCATATAAAGCCTGGCCTCCATTTCAAACAGCCTTGATTGCACTCAAGACATCAGCTTGCCCTTCTTTTTGTATGTGATAATCTGAATCATGGTAGTCATTTCAAACAACCTTCATTGTGCTCGATAAGTTGAGCTTGCTGAAAGTTCGATTCTTATCTGCAATGCATATTTTCTTTCATCTGCTGTCTCCACCTTGTGACTGAATGTTGTCTCCATACAGTGCGGAGATCGAAGTTGATGTTCCATGTTCAGTGGCCTATCAGTGTTACTCGGAAAGAGAGACTATTCCTCAATGGATGCCATTCATATCAACTGTCGAGGTGGTCGTTAAGCTCTTCTTCTAgggcatttttatttttttaacagtCCCATGCTTGGAGGCTGAATTTTTCATACCTTGACTGGATAGTAGTACGCATTTTACCAATACATTCAGAGGGATGGGCAAATATTCTCTTTTTCTGATCCATGATTATGTTAATAAAGCATAGAAATAATGCATAAAAATAGGATAACCAAGCACACATAAGCTTTCATTCGAAAAACCAAAACAAACACTCATGATTTTCTTAGTTCACCTAGTCTGTGTCCCACTTTTAGGCTCATAaacaacttcccattttctttaaCATGGTATGAGCATACAATTTATAACTAATAACTTCCCTCTTATTTTTTATCTACATTCCAGTGTAGTCGTGTAGATGTGTGTCATCCACATTCCATCGTGTAGATGAATATTCAAGTCTTTTGGATCTTTGTGCCTATTCATGGCTCACACTGGCATTTAAACAAGTACAGCAAGTTAGCAATGTCCTTTCTTACAAAACGGAAACTTTGCAGTGACATATCTCAAGTAGAGCACTTTTTAGTCACGTATATGTGCGTTCCCATAGATGTGTAGAAGCTGCTCTGGCCATATTATGTGTGGCCTCCGTAgattttttctgttttgtttcccTCTTCCTATGTATCCATCATCACCCACTAACATTCACTATATCTAGAACCTAGTGATGTTAACTATATGTGAATAACTGATATGGCTCTTCTGTGCTGTTTTCTTTTCATTAGCTTGGTTTTCTATAAACTGGGCTTTGTTTTTCCGTTTCAGCACACATGACTATGCATATAACAATTTACAGGTCCTTGAAGATAAACCAGATCTTTCACGTTGGACCTTGAAGTATGCGATACTCGGTCAGGATGTAGAATTTTCTTGGCTTGCCCGAAACATGACAGTAAGTATGCTATGACAAAGCTGCTACCATTCTTAGAGTGAATATTCAGTAATAAAAAAATCTTCTGTACCAGCCTACTAAAAATCAAAAGATCCATTGGCGGTCTCTTGAAGGTCTTCCTAACAGGTGATTATTCAACAAATCCGAACTTACATACATAAAGAAATATCTTAATTCTGTTATTTCAATTTATAGTGCTTCAGCCACTTGGTTAGGTTAAGTACAACAACTTAGTGTTCACTCCATGGAGCAAGCTACCTTTTGATTTATTTGGATAAGCGCAACAAATTTCATTGCAGGGGTGCTGTCCGATTCTTCCCTAAGAGTCCATCATCTTGTAGAGTACAGGTGAGCATTCTGCCCTATGAATTTGACAGTTCTTGCTGTAACTGTAATGAGTTTTAGTTCTTCAAAATTTGAGCTTCAATCATCACTGTGTGCAGCTAACAGTGGCCTACGAAGTTCCTGAAATTCTGAATCCAGTAGCATCTGTAAGTCACccctatatttatttattttgcagtGGTCCCTTGTTTTAAGATTACGTTGTTGCAAACCCATGAATTGAGCAATCCAATTATGCTTCAGGCACTAAAACCATTtctagaagggttactcttcaatGGGCTGGAACGTTTCGTGGCTTATGCAAAGCAGCAGTATAGCAAGACCCTAAAGTCTTGACGAGATTTGTACTCAGCAATAAGAATTTCAGTTCCATCCACAATTGATGTAAAATTTGCATATCACTAGTTGTGTCAGGTCAAGAACCTGAAGAGAaatacaagatagcaaataaaatgTTGCAAGTTTGATTCTGACAGTCACTACGTGTCTTGTTTGATGATTAGCCTGGTACTAGCATGTGCAAGTCAAAATGCATATTATCCATGATTTTGATGAGTAGATAAAATCTCAGCAAAAGCTGGTCTTGTATTCGTCATTTTGGCCCAGAATGCTTATTGTAACCCTGATGCTGGACAGTTCCGCAGAAGCAAATGCAGTAGTGGAGGATTGACAGAGGAGTAACGACATAACCAAATGTACATCTACAGACTACAGAAAAGACCAAAAAGATTGCATGCCTCTTCAGTCTATCACACAGCCCACAATTTGACCAGAAACGCATCCAGTACTAATTTATGGACACTCACTGACTCGCACACCGATGTAGCTGCAAGATATTATTGGAAGCAGATGTAGGACCTAAGCAGACAAAATTCATTGGCATGCTCCCAGCAAGAAAAAAAATTCAGTGGCAGTAGAATCGTTGCACCGGCAATTGTCAATTCACAGTATTCGCTGACAAGGCAAAATGACAAGTATAGCCTTTTTGTTCCCAATACATCCAAAATTATTACGGAGTAGAAAACTTTGGAACTTGCAGGGACAGGCAATTTGGACGATTAATACAAAAACGAAAAAAATCATATGTGGATGGCCTTGGAGAAGGTTTGCAAGCAAGCCTCCTTGAGAGCTTCGCTCACAGTGGGATGTGCATGGCATGTTCGGGCAACATCTTCGCTCGATGCTCCATACTGCATGGCAAGGGCAGCTTCGTGGATGATTTCTCCAGCATTCTGCGCCATTATGTGCACACCAAGAATCTTGTCAGTTTCTTTATCAGCCACGACCTTAACCAACCCCTCAGCATCATCAATAGCCTTTGCACGGCTGTTTGCCAACAGGGGGAATTTGCCAACCCGGTAGGCAATTCCTGAGGCCTTCACCTGCTCCTCTGTCTTCCCAACAGATGCAACCTCTGGGTGTGTGTAAACAACACCAGGCACCAAATCATAGTCAACGTGGCCTTCCTTGCCAGCAAGGAACTCAACACATGCCACACCATCTTCTTCAGCTTTGTGGGCAAGCATGGGCCCAGGGATGGCATCACCAATTGCATACACTCCATTCACATTGGTCTTGAAGCGCTTATCAACAAGGATCCTGCCAGCCTTGTCTGTCTCAACCCCAAGAGCCTCCAACCCAAGGCCAGAAGTATATGGGGTTCTCCCAGCAGAGACAAGAACAATATCTGCTTCGAGGATGCTCTGCTCACCTCCAGCTGCAGGCTCAAGTGTTAGCTTTACACCATCTCCACTGGTATCAACTCCGACTACCTTTGTCTTGAGCATAAACTTCATTTTCTGCTTCTCCAACATGCGCTGGAACtgcttccgaatttcaccatccaTTGATGGGACTATGTCTGGCGCAAATTCAACAACAGTAACCTGTGATCCAAGACGGTTCCAGACTGAACCCATTTCCAGGCCAATGTAACCAGCTCCAATAACAACCATTTTCTTCGGGATACCTGACAAGCACAGGGCACCAGTAGATGAGACAATCTTCTTCTCATCAATTGTAATTCCAGGGAGTGATTTTACGTCCGATCCAGTGGCAATGATTATGTTTTTCCCTTTGATAACAGtgctaccaccatcaaccaaaTCAACCGATACTTCTGAGGGGGAAGCAAGTTTCCCGAAGCCTTTCACATAGGTAACTTTGTTCTTCTTAAAGAGGCCTTCAATTCCTTTTGTTAATCCTGCCACAGCCTTGTCTTTCTGCGCCATCATGGCAGGAAGATCCACTTCCAGATTAGATATTTTTACTCCATGGTGTGCAAAAGAAGTCCTTGCTTCGTGGTACATATGAGAAGAGTGCAACAGAGCCTGGATAACAGAAGCACAGAAAGAAGTTAGACATGTTCCCAGTAAAAGCACATCTGCAAGGATATATCACTGAAGTGGATAATTCTCTAGTTGCAttagatcacataacagaactacATCAACATGCTTTAGATCCTAGACAGAGATGCTCATCTTATACTAAGAGTTGTAAGCTACAGCATAACCTTATGTTCAAGCTATACCAGGGATATGCCTGTAAGGAAAGATGTTTATTGCAAAAAGAAGTTTAGCTTGTATATCCATACAATGAGCATGCGTCTGTATGAGCCAATTGAATCATATATTGTAGCTACAGGAAGAGTTGAAATGTAGATGTTTAGCTCCCACATAGAAGATGGGACTTATTGCTTTAAAAGGGACAGTATTATGGTCAACTGGTGGAGAAAAACTACAGAAAGCCCTTTGCTCATTTTACCATCATTGTTAGCAAGGTCCAAGAACAACATCCATTTAACCTCACTAGTGAACAGATAATTTATAGGAGAATAACGCATAATATTACATATATGATAAATGAAGGATCAAGACATGATTCTCTGAATAACCTACAAAAGTTATACAAAAAACTTACAAGTAGCACAACACAGGAGGGCTACATGGGATATTGTCGCATAACATCAAAGAGAGCAATCAAGAATAGAGCATCcaaggaaaaatattaagatTTATTAACTGGAAATTATCACGAGTCGAGCATAAAAATATACCACGACAACGACACTTCATTTCAAACAAACTACAGTCCAACAAAAGTACAAATCTCAAAATGCTGCCAAGCAGATTTTTGTTTTCTACAGCAAATTCTTCCAACAAGATAAATTTACACACATTGAAAACTAATAATGTACTAAATATAGAAATTAAATATATGATGCTGGTCATAAATCTTGCTTTCTTCAGAAACATAAGAAACTACTATATCCCatagataaataaataaatagcaaCAAAGCAAACAAAAATAATTTACTCAGATGATGCTTAAAAGTTGGAATAATACTGGGCACTAAATTAAAGGCTTGCTGTCCACGCAAATGATAGCCAACCAAATCTCGAGGTGGAAGAAATTTACAAACGGTTCATATAACTGGTATTCCGTGTAATTTTAAATTGGGCAACAGAGAAAATGCAGAGGACCTCTAATCCTGCTGGCTAATCGTGCCAACAAGAACTCAATAAACAACCTGAAAAACCGCAAACTCAAACCCATAGTTCATTAAACACAATCGCGCGCATCGCATGAAGAAAAGAAATGGCACACGGACCAAACCGAAATGAACCTATAAAAGCCGTAACAGATCTACCACCCAGCGCAATGGCGCCGCGAACGGAAGGAATCGAGAGGGCGTCACCTTGGAGGGGATGCAGCCGACGTTGAGGCAGGTCCCGCCGAGGGTGCCCCGCTTCTCGATGCATGTAGTCTTGAGGCCCAGCTGCGCCGCCTTGATCGCCGCCACGTACCCTCCGGGCCCGCCGCCAACCACCACGACGTCGctctcctcccccgccgccgcggccgccgcgtaCGCCCTCCCCGCGGACAGCGCCGCCGCCCCGGGGGCGTGCGGCCGCCGCAGCACGGCCTCCGCGGCCCTCCGCCTCGCCAGGATCGCCAGCGCCATCTCTCCTCCCGCTTCGCTTCGCTTCGGCGTTCTCTTTTTCACAGAAGAGGAGAGATTGGGagggagagaagagaagagaagaagggACGGGGGCAGGGCAAATGGCAAGCGCCTATTGCGGCTGCGTGTGGGACCCGGCCAGAGATAGGGCGCCCCCTCGCTGGGTCGCTCCTGGCCCTACGATGCCACCAAAACATGCTTCCAGCTAAGCAAATCAAACCTAGAGCTAACCTAATCATATTTTTCTCTGCGGGAGAATAATAAGAATGTGTTCTACGACTTTACGAAACCTTGACTTGAAAATACCTTCTATTTTATGGttaacaaaaatgataaaatctgacCGAATTTGGAGGTTTAAAATTTTGCATTGTTCACTACTTTACATGTCAAAAAAAATTATGCAGCCCAAAATACTGGGTATTTCAATATTTTTCTTTTTAGTGGAGTACATTATTTCCTACATCTAGATTTTTTTCTTTAAACTTTTTGAAACGTTCAAACGCTGTTTTTGAACCGTTCGAAAAAGGGCTCAGTGTAGCTCGGGATCCGAGCAtcgatactccctccatcctaataAAGAATATGTTAGTTGTAATGGTATTTATCCAAACATATTATCATTTTGCTTTTGAAACAGATATTTACTGACTATATCATAGAATAAAACTGATCTTTCTTTAAAACTAACATCTCCTCCTCGATATCATTTGTCATTTGTTGTCAAAGACCATATCCTACCTTTCAGAGTCTCTCGTATGTAGTACGCTCTCTGTTCGCTTTTACAAAATAGATGCGTCTTTATATATTCATACATTTCAATCTGCATTAGtttatatatattaaaatatatcaaTAATAATCAGAAGAAGAACAATCTAACACATTCAATTAAACTCACAAATATGTGGTCTTACGACAATTTCCAGTTGACGGTAGCCCTTTGGAATTTTTTGATTATTCGCTGGTGAGCTGATCTCGTAGGGCAATCTACTCTCTTCGTTTCAAAATAATTATCGTAGATTTCTACATATATACACAATAAAACATGATTAGATATGTGTAAATCTAGATAAATCCGCAACACATATTTTCAAACGAAGGGCGtataaaatagaaccattttAAAGGGTCTCTTAAAATAAAACAAGGTCAGAAGTATTTTTTTCAATACATTTTGTCAATAAGAACGAGTCTAGCTATATGACACCGAATACTCTCTTTGGATCTCATGCTCCAATGACACCTttaattcaaaatattcaaaaactATATCGCTAAGTTTCAAAGAAAAAATTAGATGTAGTTAATAGTATACCATACAGGCATACAAAATCGCAACCCTACATCCCTTGAAGTTTAGGCTACAAGAGACCTGCTATGTCGTGGGACAAAAATTGTCCGATCCATGTAAGAAGCAACATATGCAAGTAGGgctgtaaacggatcggatcgtaTCCGATTTTTGCTCATACCATATTCTTTACCGTATATTCTTTCGGATTTGGATCGAAACGTATATTGATCGGTTTCGGATTCGAATGTGGATTGAATTGGAAATGGGGCGGACTCGGACCCGAAACAAAATAGTCGGATATATGCTCTCATCGGTAGATAGTTATAGTTCTTCCAAATCTAAAGAGAGGTTTAAACTTATAGTCTCATGTAGTTAAGAAAAAAGAGACATAATGCGCTAAACTCAAACAATGATAGAAATTTAAAGCTAAACATTCTCATCAAATAAATTTGGTAACTCAATAACTACTAACCTTGCAAGATTGGCATTTCCTTTTGATTCAAAATCGGATTCATATTATCCTAATTAAATCGGATATCCTTATTCGCCGGATTCTTTAAAATCGGATATGAATACCTTAAAATGGATTCAGCGCCGGTTTCGGTGCGAAAATTATCTTATCCTTTACACCCCTACATGCAACCGTCAGTACCTAATACAAAATCATAGCAGACCGCTAGTTTTTTCGTCAGATAGGGATCTGACATAAAACTTTGGTTGCATAGAAGTTTCCTTTTGCTTGTACTCTCTCCGTCCTACAAAAGTTGtctaagatttatctaaatttaaatgtgtctaaacactaaatagcatctagatacatccaaattttgataaatttcaGACAAATTTATGAGGTGGAGGAAATACCTAGATCCTAAGTTGGAATGAAACATCCTAGTTTACCTTGCTTCTTTTCGGTTCCAAACCGGTGTTTGATGCACCAATCGTTTGTAAGTGTATGCTGCAGTGAAAAAGCTTTTGCAACAAAACCTCTAACACGAGCGTGAAAGCAACAAAACCTCTAACACGAGCGTGATGTTTTCAGGCACGCAGGTTTTATTGTGAGCAATGAAAGGCGCAATATATATTGCAACATATATTTGTTAATAGGAGGCAATTATTCCGTCGACAATGAGGTGTATgtgatgacttcgtcaatctaAAGACTTATCGAATTATTTCTTGAACTTAGTCTCTCAAATATGTTCAGGTGAGGTTGTGTATGATCTATAAGTGTCGTACTTTCGAACAAAAGGATGGGTGTGGGTTTGATCTAAAAACAAAGTATtatgaattaaaaaaataacaCGTGGGGTAGATCATTGAGTACATCTAGATTAGTTTTTATTTTTACAGTTTTAAACttgtacatgatatttggcatcaGACGACTAAACTTAATTCTCAGTCAAGTGATGCCATCCCACAATTTTGTAgtatgaatttttttttgttgtgtgCATATATTTTTGGCACAAAATGAACCTTTTTTAAGTTACAACTCACTTGCAATTTAAAAATCTCAGTTAGAACCTACTCCGCTCGCAACTCATACAATGCAACTTTGGACTTGATTAAGCGCTAAGTTAATTCTCAGCAAGCTCGGGTGCCCAGAAATCCCGACTGCTATGTCATTTACTCGAGAAATTGTTCTCTATCGGACGTGGCAGCAACGTATGTCCTAGCCTTTTCTGCCGTTGAACTGGGGACGAGAGTGAAGTTGCTGGCTCACAGTTAACACCCAATCCTGCATAGGATATGCCGCTGCTTGCCAGTCCTTGTAGACCACTGGGATCCTGGGGAGATTCTGCCCTCATAAGTCACTTTTGCTATCTGTACTTCTCTTTCAGGACCACTAAAATCCACAATATGCTTCTCATTCAATATTCTATTTCAAGCATAAATGGGAAAAGATGGAAAACTGGATCTAATTTGCAACACAAGTTCATCTTGAAATGACATCAATATGCATGGATCAACGTTTTCTTCTGTGAAACTGAAACCGTTGATCAGAACAAATGAATGATGAACACCTAATATGTTACAACTATTACACCAGAGCCCGAACAAACATAAAAGTCGTGGTAATAAATTATACAACAACAAGACTAATCTATCACATACTTGGTAGTCCTGATGCATAAGTTATTGACAGCATACTGGTTGAGATTCCATCTGAAGCTTCTCCCACAGGCACATCATAAGCCTCGGGGTCTGATAGTGGGCAAGGACATAATCAGTATCACATCCTTCGTTGTAGAAGCGCTCATCGTTTGCATAGTTCACTTTCTGACCGCTGTCTTCGTATTGCTGGATCCATATGCCCATAGCCACGTCTTCGAGTTTGAATAGCTGAGGAGGCAACAAGATCAATCAAGAGCTACGTCAATGCGTAGAGAGATTATACAGAAGAAGTTTGCGAGTGTACTGCGAGTTCTTTTCAACCTGAAGTATTCGTTCTTCATGACCTCGAACGACAAATTTTGCAATGTCCCTTGATATTACATATCCGGGACCATGAGCCCATGGCGGATATATTTCGACAGGCCATTCCTGTGTTTCTCAAGGGTAAGAAAAGCAGCCTACATGAATGAAGCATCCGTGCATGTAATCGAAAACATCCAGTACCTTTGGACTGATAAACCATTTGCTATCCTTGTTTCTGTGTGGTGAAGACTGGTAAGAAATAAGACCATACAAAAGCCCATGGGGGTCCCTCTTCTTCAGGCTAGAGATGACCTCATCAATCCTAACAAAAGCATCATCATCTGTTTTCATGATATACTTTGCAGGCATAATTTTAGTCTGTAAATTGTAAGCAAAATATAAGTTTATGTCAGCAGGATGTACATATATTGCTATAGGCTATAGCCCATATTTTGTATTAGAAAAGGCGCTACATCAATGGAGaataacatactccctccgatccataataagtgtcgtggtttcattttaattttaactaaaaccacgacacttattacagatcggagggagtatataacaaGCAAACCATGACAAAAGAAACTTAAATAGCACGGGGCAATGCTTTGTGCCTCAACTTTCTCAGTTTCATACTTTCAGTCTCAAGCTTTGCCAATATATGTAATGACAAAACAGAAGGTGCTTACAAGTTAATAGTTTGACTATGACTTTCGTAGCTTCACATAGATATGCTACAACTATGGTTCAATCTACAAATAACACAATATGAAGACAAAATATCTTGCAATAATATTTTAATCTAGTCATGACATAGTGCACTTCTTGTGTGACACTTATTCCAGCATCACAATTGGACTTACTCAACGATCTAAGGAATAAAGCTTTTTGTCAGGTGAGCC contains:
- the LOC124662676 gene encoding craniofacial development protein 1-like isoform X1; amino-acid sequence: MASSSSAGEVGGSGSKLVVGDEILPSSGNANNSEQQLHDTDTKSRVEDVWKKMNSGLPVKMPKPAMNKLNTGAKEKKSKATNNWMSVLGIAPSKASTINQVPNNGQQQTQHETSEDAKKLAANALAAVRDAAAASGKGKVEITEVRDFAGKDIEIKKLVDADSKEAVEKAKGAGASPSAVDNILEQIRKKQKLSVLDKTKKDWGEYKVENKVEEELGAYKKSSNQYLDRQSFLQRADYREFERERDARLSLMAKRKSEGMQDDDV
- the LOC124662676 gene encoding craniofacial development protein 1-like isoform X2 — encoded protein: MNSGLPVKMPKPAMNKLNTGAKEKKSKATNNWMSVLGIAPSKASTINQVPNNGQQQTQHETSEDAKKLAANALAAVRDAAAASGKGKVEITEVRDFAGKDIEIKKLVDADSKEAVEKAKGAGASPSAVDNILEQIRKKQKLSVLDKTKKDWGEYKVENKVEEELGAYKKSSNQYLDRQSFLQRADYREFERERDARLSLMAKRKSEGMQDDDV
- the LOC124662679 gene encoding uncharacterized protein LOC124662679, with product MATGASCYYHPAAGRGNPSSPSLGLRPSQSKVVFTSGGGGGSRWWMRRRRGEGMTSRGSISISRARARPALFSPVAMEWQECSAEIEVDVPCSVAYQCYSERETIPQWMPFISTVEVLEDKPDLSRWTLKYAILGQDVEFSWLARNMTPTKNQKIHWRSLEGLPNRGAVRFFPKSPSSCRVQLTVAYEVPEILNPVASALKPFLEGLLFNGLERFVAYAKQQYSKTLKS
- the LOC124662671 gene encoding dihydrolipoyl dehydrogenase 1, mitochondrial-like, coding for MALAILARRRAAEAVLRRPHAPGAAALSAGRAYAAAAAAGEESDVVVVGGGPGGYVAAIKAAQLGLKTTCIEKRGTLGGTCLNVGCIPSKALLHSSHMYHEARTSFAHHGVKISNLEVDLPAMMAQKDKAVAGLTKGIEGLFKKNKVTYVKGFGKLASPSEVSVDLVDGGSTVIKGKNIIIATGSDVKSLPGITIDEKKIVSSTGALCLSGIPKKMVVIGAGYIGLEMGSVWNRLGSQVTVVEFAPDIVPSMDGEIRKQFQRMLEKQKMKFMLKTKVVGVDTSGDGVKLTLEPAAGGEQSILEADIVLVSAGRTPYTSGLGLEALGVETDKAGRILVDKRFKTNVNGVYAIGDAIPGPMLAHKAEEDGVACVEFLAGKEGHVDYDLVPGVVYTHPEVASVGKTEEQVKASGIAYRVGKFPLLANSRAKAIDDAEGLVKVVADKETDKILGVHIMAQNAGEIIHEAALAMQYGASSEDVARTCHAHPTVSEALKEACLQTFSKAIHI